Proteins encoded together in one Pseudoroseomonas cervicalis window:
- a CDS encoding PAS-domain containing protein produces MSGAGGGPGDPSGPGPGGPAGAPPGTAPGPAPGAAPAALAEPWLAALRALPHPVLVADAAARVALANPAMLAMLELAPGLALEGRPMAEVFRLLAFRGLYGPGDPEELAHAAAAIDRSLPQRRSLRTEDGRWFDIACNPLPGGGWVSLATEQTAPRRQEAALLARLRELHEALHRLPAGFGLYDPEHRLRLFNNTYERLLLLPPGTLRAGLGLAEVVGLIQRHQPMGPGDLEVFAARLGFDRRHRHEGMRQRQDGRTIRFVSIPMPEGGFLVTLEDVTSLREAENEAKRRAALLDGVLSALPHGVCVYGPDQRLRLVNAAYARLMPESAPRPGDHLRELCRRAMDGFADDEALEAIYRRQFEFDRPAYKRVRHDGTAITGRTAPLPDGGHISVVSDITALHQAEEAARQRAALLQAMVDSMRQGVCLFDREHRVVVANALAARMTGLEPEEMAPGTPLQTLRRLQYERGEYGHGDQALQYYEEISLEPGLKLDHFLRTRPNGQVIEMSTDPTPDGGHVRVYADVTEERRARTELERARATAEDANAAKNRFLATMSHELRTPLNAVIGFSEALAADPGGPHVAEFATAIHDAGRHLLALIDEILEVAKAGAGTVRVETRALYLPSVLEGAVRLMRQSAEAAGVSLVLAPLPAGLPRARAEERRLRQVLLNLLSNAVKFTPAGGQVSLEAEALPGDGVEIRVRDSGIGIEPDQVERAFEPFVQLETSHARRYGGSGLGLYLARALAQSMGATLTLESRRGEGTLARLRLAPALSPVTPYAEPTA; encoded by the coding sequence GTGAGCGGCGCGGGCGGCGGCCCCGGCGACCCGTCCGGCCCCGGGCCGGGCGGCCCGGCCGGTGCCCCGCCCGGCACCGCGCCCGGCCCTGCGCCCGGCGCCGCGCCGGCCGCGTTGGCGGAGCCCTGGCTGGCCGCGCTCCGCGCCCTGCCCCATCCGGTGCTGGTGGCCGATGCCGCGGCGCGGGTGGCGCTGGCCAATCCGGCGATGCTCGCCATGCTCGAGCTGGCGCCCGGCCTGGCGCTGGAGGGGCGGCCGATGGCGGAGGTGTTCCGCCTGCTCGCCTTCCGCGGCCTGTACGGCCCCGGCGATCCGGAGGAGCTGGCCCACGCCGCCGCCGCGATCGACCGCAGCCTGCCGCAGCGGCGCAGCCTGCGCACCGAGGATGGCCGCTGGTTCGACATCGCCTGCAACCCGCTGCCGGGCGGCGGCTGGGTCAGCCTGGCCACCGAGCAGACCGCGCCGCGCCGGCAGGAGGCCGCGCTGCTGGCCCGGCTGCGCGAGCTGCACGAGGCGCTGCACCGCCTGCCCGCCGGCTTCGGCCTGTACGACCCCGAGCACCGGCTGCGGCTGTTCAACAACACCTATGAGCGGCTGCTGCTGCTGCCGCCCGGCACGCTGCGCGCCGGGCTGGGCCTCGCCGAGGTGGTCGGGCTGATCCAGCGCCACCAGCCGATGGGGCCGGGCGATCTGGAGGTCTTCGCCGCCCGGCTGGGCTTCGACCGCCGCCACCGGCATGAGGGCATGCGCCAGCGCCAGGATGGCCGCACCATCCGCTTCGTCAGCATCCCGATGCCCGAGGGCGGCTTCCTGGTGACGCTCGAGGACGTCACCTCGCTGCGCGAGGCGGAGAACGAGGCGAAGCGCCGCGCCGCCCTGCTGGACGGGGTGCTCTCGGCGCTGCCGCATGGCGTCTGCGTCTATGGGCCGGACCAGCGGCTGCGCCTGGTCAACGCCGCTTATGCGCGGCTGATGCCGGAATCGGCGCCGCGGCCCGGCGACCATCTGCGCGAGCTGTGCCGCCGCGCCATGGACGGCTTCGCCGATGACGAGGCGCTGGAGGCGATTTATCGCCGGCAATTCGAATTCGACCGTCCCGCCTACAAGCGGGTGCGGCATGATGGCACCGCGATCACCGGTCGCACCGCGCCATTGCCGGATGGGGGGCATATCTCCGTGGTCAGCGACATCACCGCCCTGCACCAGGCCGAGGAGGCCGCGCGACAGCGCGCCGCGCTGCTGCAGGCCATGGTGGATTCCATGCGCCAGGGCGTCTGCCTGTTCGACCGCGAGCACCGCGTGGTCGTCGCCAATGCGCTCGCCGCCCGCATGACCGGGCTGGAGCCGGAGGAGATGGCCCCCGGCACGCCGCTGCAGACGCTGCGCCGCCTGCAATATGAGCGCGGCGAATACGGCCATGGCGACCAGGCGCTGCAGTATTACGAGGAGATCAGCCTGGAGCCCGGGCTGAAGCTCGACCATTTCCTGCGCACCCGGCCGAATGGCCAGGTGATCGAGATGAGCACCGACCCGACGCCGGATGGCGGCCATGTGCGGGTCTATGCCGATGTCACCGAGGAGCGCCGGGCGCGGACCGAGCTGGAGCGCGCCCGCGCCACGGCGGAGGACGCCAACGCCGCCAAGAACCGCTTCCTGGCGACGATGAGCCATGAGCTGCGCACGCCGCTGAACGCGGTGATCGGCTTCTCGGAGGCGCTGGCCGCCGATCCCGGCGGGCCGCATGTCGCCGAATTCGCCACCGCCATCCATGATGCCGGCCGGCACCTGCTGGCGCTGATCGACGAGATCCTGGAGGTGGCCAAGGCCGGCGCCGGCACGGTGCGGGTGGAGACCCGCGCCCTCTACCTGCCGAGCGTGCTGGAAGGCGCGGTGCGGCTGATGCGGCAGAGCGCCGAGGCCGCCGGCGTCAGCCTGGTCCTGGCGCCGCTGCCGGCCGGCCTGCCGCGCGCCCGGGCCGAGGAGCGGCGGCTGCGCCAGGTGCTGCTGAACCTGCTGTCCAACGCGGTGAAATTCACCCCCGCCGGCGGCCAGGTGTCGCTGGAGGCCGAGGCGCTGCCCGGCGACGGGGTCGAGATCCGCGTGCGCGACAGCGGCATCGGCATCGAGCCCGACCAGGTCGAGCGCGCCTTCGAGCCCTTCGTGCAGCTGGAAACCAGCCATGCGCGGCGCTATGGCGGCTCCGGCCTCGGCCTCTATCTGGCGCGCGCCCTGGCGCAATCCATGGGCGCGACCCTGACGCTGGAGAGCCGGCGCGGCGAGGGAACCCTGGCGCGGCTGCGCCTGGCCCCCGCCCTGTCCCCTGTCACCCCCTAC
- a CDS encoding glycosyltransferase family 2 protein, with product MSASPDTLPAPPAAALPPPPLLSVVVPVRNEAPNIAPLVAEIGAALAAIPHEIVYVDDGSTDATAEALQGLMASVPGLRVLRHPRSCGQSAAIVSGVRAARGAWIATLDGDGQNDPADIPALWAFAEGEVSGPMDGAALPPLLVAGWRVNRKDTQVKRLSSRWANRIRAKLLGDATPDTGCGLKLFPRALFLSLPAFDHMHRFLPALVLRQGGRVVSQPVNHRPRLRGASNYGTLDRLAVGITDILGVMWLQRRWKRPEAAEVAR from the coding sequence ATGTCCGCCAGCCCCGACACCCTGCCCGCCCCGCCAGCCGCCGCGCTGCCGCCGCCCCCGCTGCTCTCGGTGGTCGTGCCGGTGCGCAACGAGGCGCCGAACATCGCGCCCCTGGTGGCCGAGATCGGCGCCGCGCTGGCCGCCATCCCGCATGAGATCGTCTATGTCGATGACGGCTCGACGGATGCGACGGCCGAGGCGCTGCAGGGGCTGATGGCCAGCGTGCCGGGCTTGCGCGTGCTGCGCCATCCGCGTTCCTGCGGCCAGTCGGCCGCCATCGTCTCCGGCGTGCGCGCCGCGCGCGGCGCCTGGATCGCGACGCTGGATGGCGACGGGCAGAACGACCCGGCCGACATCCCCGCCCTCTGGGCCTTCGCCGAGGGCGAGGTCTCCGGCCCGATGGATGGCGCGGCGCTGCCGCCGCTGCTGGTCGCGGGCTGGCGCGTCAACCGCAAGGATACCCAGGTCAAGCGCCTCTCCTCGCGCTGGGCCAACCGGATCCGCGCGAAGCTGCTGGGCGACGCCACGCCCGACACCGGCTGCGGGCTGAAGCTGTTCCCGCGCGCTTTGTTCCTCAGCCTGCCGGCCTTCGACCACATGCACCGCTTCCTGCCGGCGCTGGTGCTGCGCCAGGGCGGGCGGGTTGTGTCGCAGCCGGTGAACCACCGGCCGCGGCTGCGCGGCGCCTCCAATTACGGCACGCTGGACCGGCTGGCGGTCGGCATCACCGACATTCTCGGCGTGATGTGGCTGCAGCGCCGCTGGAAGCGCCCCGAAGCGGCCGAGGTCGCCCGGTGA
- a CDS encoding TVP38/TMEM64 family protein codes for MNPTLPQAPAGAAGEAPPAPPARSPWGSLGRMLLLAAGLGLAGWLLRSLGAAPGGSQAEAWVQRFGMDDSFRGEAIFLAIGTLAAAVGVPRQAVAFLGGYVFGPVLGVALSMLAQLASCAAAYGWARMVGRGWAERRLAGRFGRRLRPLRDSLAASPFGATLALRLLPIGNNLALNLLAGLAGIPALAFLSGSAIGYLPQTAIFALAGAGIAVDRSSQLLLAALLFVGSALIGLWLLRRHRAGQAMDEG; via the coding sequence GTGAACCCCACCCTGCCGCAGGCGCCGGCCGGGGCGGCAGGCGAGGCGCCCCCCGCGCCGCCCGCCCGCTCCCCCTGGGGCAGCCTGGGGCGGATGCTGCTGCTGGCGGCCGGGCTCGGCCTGGCCGGCTGGCTGCTGCGCAGCCTGGGCGCCGCCCCCGGCGGCAGCCAGGCCGAGGCATGGGTGCAGCGCTTCGGCATGGATGACAGCTTCCGCGGCGAGGCGATCTTCCTGGCCATCGGCACGCTGGCGGCCGCCGTCGGCGTGCCGCGCCAGGCGGTGGCCTTCCTCGGCGGCTATGTGTTCGGGCCGGTGCTGGGCGTGGCGCTGTCGATGCTGGCGCAGCTCGCCTCCTGCGCCGCCGCCTATGGCTGGGCCCGCATGGTCGGGCGCGGCTGGGCGGAGCGGCGGCTGGCCGGGCGCTTCGGCCGCCGGCTGCGGCCGCTGCGCGACAGCCTGGCGGCCAGCCCCTTCGGCGCCACCCTGGCGCTGCGCCTGCTGCCGATCGGCAACAATCTGGCGCTGAACCTGCTGGCGGGCCTGGCCGGCATCCCGGCCCTGGCCTTCCTCTCCGGCTCGGCCATCGGCTACCTGCCGCAGACGGCGATCTTCGCCCTGGCCGGTGCCGGCATCGCGGTCGACCGTTCCTCGCAGCTGCTGCTGGCGGCGCTGCTGTTTGTCGGCTCGGCGCTGATCGGGCTGTGGCTGCTGCGCCGGCACCGCGCCGGCCAGGCGATGGACGAAGGCTGA
- a CDS encoding COX15/CtaA family protein: MPFDPPPAPPDTAARHAAPRADRHAIAWWLLTVAGMIWVMVALGGATRLTGSGLSIMEWAPLSGALPPLSEAEWQRLYDLYRTIPQYSLVNAGFGIEGFKQIFWLEWAHRLWGRLIGLAFLLPLLWFWWRGRIPAGLRGRLVVLFLLGGAQGGIGWFMVASGFDADRTAVSPYRLVLHLGLALVLYGLVLWTALSLLRPERRGPRQPAGLRRLVHATAGLVVLAMLAGGFVAGLRAGLTYNTFPLMDGQWVPPGYAQLSPFWHNLTANIAAVQFNHRLLATLAGLAALGAAAWGARALPAGPARNAVLALGATVALQYSLGVATLLMVVPVWLGTLHQTVAVGVLTAALVALHALRPPRTAAPVAAPGTAPGPAPGPAPGPAPGPAPGPAPGPAAQAAR, from the coding sequence ATGCCCTTCGATCCTCCCCCTGCCCCGCCCGACACCGCCGCCCGCCACGCCGCCCCGCGCGCCGACCGCCACGCCATCGCCTGGTGGCTGCTCACCGTCGCCGGCATGATCTGGGTGATGGTCGCCCTGGGCGGCGCCACGCGGCTCACCGGCTCGGGCCTGTCCATCATGGAATGGGCGCCGCTCTCCGGCGCGCTGCCGCCGCTGTCGGAGGCGGAGTGGCAGCGCCTCTACGATCTCTACCGCACCATCCCGCAATATTCGCTCGTCAATGCCGGCTTCGGCATCGAGGGCTTCAAGCAGATCTTCTGGCTGGAATGGGCGCACCGGCTCTGGGGAAGGCTGATCGGCCTGGCCTTCCTGCTGCCGCTGCTGTGGTTCTGGTGGCGCGGCCGCATCCCGGCCGGGCTGCGCGGCCGGCTGGTGGTGCTGTTCCTGCTGGGCGGCGCCCAGGGCGGCATCGGCTGGTTCATGGTCGCCTCCGGCTTCGATGCCGACCGCACCGCCGTCTCCCCCTACCGCCTGGTGCTGCATCTGGGGCTGGCGCTGGTGCTCTACGGCCTGGTGCTGTGGACCGCGCTCTCCCTGCTGCGGCCGGAGCGCCGCGGGCCGCGCCAGCCGGCCGGGCTGCGCCGGCTGGTGCATGCCACCGCCGGGCTGGTGGTGCTGGCCATGCTGGCGGGCGGCTTCGTCGCCGGGCTGCGCGCCGGGCTGACCTACAACACCTTCCCGCTGATGGACGGGCAATGGGTGCCGCCGGGTTATGCCCAGCTCTCACCCTTCTGGCACAACCTCACCGCCAACATCGCCGCGGTGCAGTTCAACCACCGCCTGCTGGCGACGCTGGCCGGCCTCGCCGCGCTGGGCGCCGCCGCCTGGGGCGCGCGCGCCCTGCCCGCGGGCCCGGCCCGCAACGCGGTGCTGGCGCTGGGCGCGACGGTCGCGCTGCAATACAGCCTCGGCGTCGCCACGCTGCTGATGGTGGTGCCGGTCTGGCTCGGCACGCTGCACCAGACGGTCGCCGTCGGCGTGCTGACCGCGGCGCTGGTGGCGCTGCACGCGCTGCGCCCGCCGCGCACCGCCGCGCCGGTGGCGGCGCCGGGCACGGCCCCCGGGCCGGCCCCTGGGCCGGCCCCTGGGCCGGCCCCTGGACCGGCCCCTGGACCGGCCCCTGGACCGGCCGCGCAGGCGGCGCGGTGA
- a CDS encoding polysaccharide pyruvyl transferase family protein, translated as MPAIKVTYLTLPDKVGENLANVGDRVIYRGVRNILRAAIGPHEEVVRYLSDDEPLPADTDIAVICGTPQIAHTGEISQSIRRIAAVAESAVPVKLNLGAGAFYFDAFEADRAAADAAFAGRVASGPSAAYYRRYAGFDLLTCRDRGGAAVMQGLGIAHEALPCPGFFSALFEPRPMFRRPQQLVSVLNGTASFWNRVDADVHGFYRRMWQADPSRIFVAHDEQDVQMLDELGIPHVVFDDADPFIRYLSTADSLVTLRVHGALPAWTLGLDVTLLGLDRRALLGQDFGANFRVVPLRHESDFRTVLENPSGKAAASEAERRDFFGRYLPRYVELIRGAVERKLGRLAPLGVPLHGRGEPELAEPKLGAPSGRYFRNLFVSEARDFTLDPSLLRSKHPMQPVGETLRLSLAEAPATLLFGPYVRIPAGRWTLRAELLVEALPPAPVQDPNSIVPVPPRAEALVLKVMKGVPGQELGRAALPVAELQPGSRHSIELQFDNPRDTGELETVMMLRGGPLAGAVLRLAPLRLTRAETEAPARLTA; from the coding sequence ATGCCCGCCATCAAGGTCACCTATCTCACGCTGCCGGACAAGGTCGGCGAGAATCTGGCCAATGTCGGCGACCGGGTGATCTATCGCGGCGTGCGCAACATCCTGCGCGCCGCCATCGGCCCGCATGAGGAGGTGGTGCGCTATTTGTCGGATGACGAGCCGCTGCCGGCCGACACCGACATCGCCGTCATCTGCGGCACGCCGCAGATCGCCCATACGGGGGAGATCAGCCAGAGCATCCGCCGCATCGCCGCCGTGGCGGAGAGCGCGGTGCCGGTGAAGCTCAATCTCGGCGCCGGCGCCTTCTATTTCGACGCCTTCGAGGCGGATCGCGCGGCGGCCGACGCCGCCTTCGCCGGGCGCGTCGCCTCCGGCCCCTCGGCCGCCTATTACCGCCGCTATGCCGGCTTCGACCTGCTGACCTGCCGCGACCGCGGCGGTGCGGCGGTGATGCAGGGCCTCGGCATCGCGCATGAGGCGCTGCCCTGCCCGGGCTTCTTCTCGGCGCTGTTCGAGCCGCGGCCGATGTTCCGCCGGCCGCAGCAGCTGGTCTCGGTGCTGAACGGCACGGCCAGCTTCTGGAACCGGGTGGATGCCGATGTGCACGGCTTCTACCGCCGCATGTGGCAGGCCGATCCCAGCCGCATCTTCGTCGCGCATGACGAGCAGGATGTGCAGATGCTCGACGAGCTCGGCATCCCGCATGTCGTCTTCGACGATGCCGATCCCTTCATCCGCTACCTCTCCACCGCCGACAGCCTGGTGACGCTGCGCGTCCATGGCGCGCTGCCGGCCTGGACGCTGGGCCTTGACGTGACGCTGCTCGGCCTCGACCGCCGCGCCCTGCTGGGCCAGGATTTCGGCGCCAATTTCCGCGTCGTGCCGCTGCGGCATGAGAGCGATTTCCGCACCGTGCTGGAGAACCCCTCGGGCAAAGCGGCGGCGAGCGAGGCGGAGCGGCGCGATTTCTTCGGCCGCTACCTGCCGCGCTATGTCGAGCTGATCCGCGGCGCGGTGGAGCGCAAGCTGGGGCGGCTCGCGCCGCTCGGCGTGCCGCTGCACGGGCGTGGCGAGCCGGAGCTGGCGGAGCCCAAGCTCGGCGCGCCGAGCGGCCGCTATTTCCGCAACCTCTTCGTCAGCGAGGCGCGCGACTTCACCCTCGACCCCTCGCTGCTGCGCTCCAAGCACCCGATGCAGCCGGTGGGGGAGACGCTGCGCCTCTCCCTGGCCGAGGCGCCGGCGACGCTGCTCTTCGGCCCCTATGTGCGCATCCCCGCCGGGCGCTGGACGCTGCGCGCCGAGCTGCTGGTGGAAGCGCTGCCGCCCGCCCCGGTGCAGGACCCGAATTCCATCGTGCCGGTGCCGCCGCGCGCCGAGGCGCTGGTGCTGAAGGTGATGAAGGGCGTGCCGGGCCAGGAGCTGGGCCGCGCCGCCCTGCCGGTGGCCGAGCTGCAGCCGGGCAGCCGCCACAGCATCGAGCTGCAATTCGACAATCCGCGCGACACGGGCGAGCTGGAGACGGTGATGATGCTGCGCGGCGGGCCGCTGGCCGGCGCCGTGCTGCGCCTGGCGCCGCTGCGCCTGACCCGCGCCGAGACCGAGGCGCCGGCCCGGCTGACCGCCTGA